The Oryzias melastigma strain HK-1 unplaced genomic scaffold, ASM292280v2 sc00344, whole genome shotgun sequence genome has a segment encoding these proteins:
- the lrrc8db gene encoding leucine rich repeat containing 8 VRAC subunit Db codes for MFTLTEVASLNEVQPTYRILKPWWDVFMDYLGIVMLMLAIFSGTMQFTRDQVVCLPILEQPHEGSGGFLGPEPPDPADGLWNKESAIGEQAAPLMARRPPETPAPVIHIAQTPVFGQSQPTGVRTKLDFQQYVFVNQMCYHVALPWYSKYFPYLALIHTIVLMVSSNFWFKYPKTSSKVEHFVSILGKCFESPWTTKALSETACEDSEENKQRLACASSLLKHLSTSSEEGSPHQAASVVNKSGPAFSAEKLVSEVPSMTILDKKDGEQAKALFEKVRKFRAHVEDSDLIYRLYAIQTVIKTVKFILILCYTMTFVASIDFDHVCEPEIKHLTGYAKFHCTHNMAFMLKKLLVSYIALICAYGIICIYTLFWLFRRPLKEYSFEKVREESSFSDIPDVKNDFAFLLHMVDQYDQLYSKRFGVFLSEVSENKLREISLNHEWTFEKLRQHVTRNPQEMLELHLFMLSGIPDAVFDLTDLEILKLELIPEARITAKISQMINLQELHLYHCPAKVEQNAFIFLCDHLQCLYVKFTDVAEIPSWVYLLKNLRELYLIGNLNSENNKLIGLESLRDLRHLKTLHLKSNLTKIPTNITDLAPHLIKLVIHNDGTKLVVLNSLKKMANLAELELHNCELERIPHAIFSLNNLQELDLKSNNIRTIEEVISFQHLKRLTCLKLWYNKIISIPLSISHVKNLESLYLSHNKLESLPAPLFTLLKLRYLDVSHNSIAVIPPEVGFLQNLQYFAITGNKLEVIPKQLFKCAKLRTLCLGHNCISFVPERVGHLSQLSHLELKGNCLDRLPAQLGQCSLLRRSFLLVEDHLFDSLPAEVKETMNQEANVSFSNGGKSEGR; via the coding sequence ATGTTTACCCTCACCGAGGTCGCCTCTCTGAACGAAGTACAGCCAACTTACAGAATCCTAAAGCCATGGTGGGACGTCTTCATGGATTATCTTGGTATTGTCATGCTGATGTTAGCCATCTTTTCTGGAACCATGCAGTTTACTAGGGACCAGGTGGTTTGTCTTCCCATCTTGGAACAACCTCATGAAGGGTCCGGAGGCTTCCTGGGACCAGAACCACCAGATCCAGCTGATGGACTATGGAACAAAGAGAGTGCAATTGGAGAGCAAGCAGCTCCGCTGATGGCAAGGAGGCCACCTGAGACGCCGGCCCCAGTGATTCACATCGCACAAACGCCTGTTTTTGGGCAGTCGCAGCCCACAGGGGTCAGGACAAAGCTGGACTTTCAGCAGTATGTCTTTGTCAACCAGATGTGTTACCACGTGGCTCTTCCTTGGTACTCCAAGTACTTTCCGTACCTTGCTCTAATCCACACTATTGTTTTGATGGTCAGTAGCAACTTCTGGTTCAAGTACCCGAAGACAAGTTCGAAAGTAGAACATTTTGTTTCCATTCTAGGAAAATGCTTTGAATCACCTTGGACTACAAAGGCGTTGTCTGAGACAGCTTGTGAGGACTCGGAGGAAAACAAGCAGAGGCTGGCGTGCGCCTCCTCCCTCCTGAAGCACCTGTCCACCAGCAGCGAGGAGGGCAGCCCCCATCAGGCTGCCTCAGTGGTGAATAAATCCGGACCCGCCTTTTCGGCTGAGAAGCTTGTAAGTGAAGTTCCCTCCATGACCATACTGGACAAGAAAGATGGCGAGCAGGCGAAGGCGCTGTTTGAGAAGGTGCGGAAGTTCCGCGCCCACGTGGAAGACAGCGACCTGATTTACAGGCTCTACGCCATTCAAACCGTCATCAAAACCGTAAAGTTCATTTTGATCCTCTGCTACACCATGACCTTTGTAGCATCTATTGACTTTGACCACGTGTGTGAACCTGAAATAAAGCATTTGACTGGATATGCTAAGTTCCATTGTACTCATAACATGGCGTTTATGCTAAAGAAGCTCCTGGTGAGCTACATTGCTCTCATTTGTGCGTATGGAATCATCTGCATCTATACGCTCTTCTGGCTTTTTCGGCGGCCGCTCAAAGAATACTCTTTTGAAAAAGTCAGGGAGGAGAGCAGCTTCAGTGACATTCCTGACGTGAAGAATGACTTTGCATTCCTCCTCCACATGGTGGATCAGTACGACCAGCTCTACTCCAAACGTTTTGGCGTTTTCCTTTCGGAGGTCAGCGAGAACAAGCTTCGTGAGATCAGCCTAAACCACGAGTGGACGTTCGAAAAGTTGCGGCAGCACGTAACGCGAAATCCTCAAGAGATGCTGGAGCTTCACCTGTTCATGCTGTCTGGGATACCGGACGCTGTTTTTGACCTCACTGACTTGGAGATCCTGAAATTAGAGTTGATCCCAGAGGCCAGGATAACTGCAAAAATCTCACAGATGATCAACCTCCAGGAACTGCACTTGTACCACTGTCCAGCTAAAGTGGAGCagaatgcatttatttttctctgtgatCACCTCCAGTGCCTTTACGTCAAATTCACAGATGTTGCTGAGATTCCCAGCTGGGTATACCTGCTGAAGAACCTACGAGAGCTCTACCTGATCGGTAACCTCAACTCAGAGAACAACAAGCTCATTGGGCTGGAGTCTCTGCGAGACCTCAGGCACCTGAAGACTCTGCACCTCAAGAGCAACCTCACAAAGATCCCAACGAACATAACAGACCTGGCCCCTCATCTGATCAAGCTAGTTATTCACAACGATGGAACAAAGCTCGTGGTGCTGAACAGTCTGAAGAAAATGGCCAACCTGGCAGAGCTGGAGCTTCATAACTGTGAGCTGGAGCGAATTCCACATGCTATCTTCAGCTTGAACAACCTCCAGGAGCTGGACCTGAAGTCCAATAACATCCGCACCATCGAGGAGGTCATCAGCTTTCAGCACCTCAAAAGACTAACCTGCCTCAAGCTTTGGTACAACAAAATCATCAGCATTCCGCTGTCAATCAGCCACGTCAAAAACCTGGAGTCTCTTTATCTCTCGCATAACAAACTGGAATCCCTTCCCGCGCCTTTGTTCACCCTTCTCAAGCTGAGGTACCTGGACGTTAGCCACAATTCCATTGCAGTGATCCCGCCGGAGGTGGGCTTCCTGCAGAATCTTCAATACTTTGCCATCACGGGCAACAAACTGGAGGTCATTCCCAAGCAGCTCTTCAAATGCGCCAAGCTGCGGACGCTGTGCCTCGGCCACAACTGCATCTCCTTTGTTCCTGAAAGGGTGGGCCACCTCTCGCAGCTGTCGCATCTGGAGCTGAAGGGAAACTGTCTGGACCGTCTACCCGCTCAGCTGGGCCAGTGCAGCCTCCTCCGCCGATCCTTCCTGCTGGTGGAGGACCACCTCTTCGACTCTCTCCCCGCTGAAGTCAAGGAGACCATGAATCAGGAAGCTAACGTTTCCTTCTCAAACGGGGGTAAAAGTGAGGGCCGGTAG